One Nitrospirota bacterium genomic window carries:
- a CDS encoding addiction module antitoxin RelB — MIHQKKRSNILPCSVSSPRKWIKQGVGKRSNKAVAARGKVSMRDEEAKVFAAALQLPLQARAALASLLIESLDAEVDEDAKTAWSAEIARRVQELEGGKVKTIPWLEARRQILGK; from the coding sequence ATGATTCACCAGAAGAAGCGCTCGAATATATTGCCCTGCTCAGTTTCCTCGCCAAGAAAGTGGATCAAGCAAGGCGTCGGGAAGAGAAGTAATAAGGCTGTGGCTGCGAGGGGAAAAGTATCTATGAGAGATGAGGAGGCAAAGGTGTTCGCCGCGGCATTGCAGCTGCCGCTGCAGGCACGGGCCGCACTTGCCTCTCTGCTTATCGAAAGTCTAGATGCTGAGGTAGACGAGGATGCTAAAACGGCGTGGAGTGCTGAGATCGCGCGGCGAGTGCAAGAGTTGGAAGGCGGAAAGGTCAAGACCATCCCCTGGCTTGAGGCGCGACGACAGATTCTCGGCAAGTAA
- a CDS encoding TIGR02391 family protein: MVNRKHDQEPSSIEVRQFTSKEIQRGIDKLKKRIDEVKALKADRIKYEDRRHRNAEQNIRAAILEIFGERSLEYRTHQNHNIWHSTGVPVDAFGGALKTPDFQLCFEAGIPQTITLLEGLIARLEEKQADLGLDPAGRVKMAFDNMELHPRIADVCADLYRNRHYRNAVLDASLALVNIVKEKSRRHDLDGAPLMRAVFSKNAPVLAFNDLKDQTEQDEQEGMMHLFEGAVQALRNPRAHALADDSPEEALEYIALLSFLAKKVDQARRREEK, translated from the coding sequence ATGGTAAACCGTAAGCATGACCAAGAACCCTCGTCGATAGAAGTCAGACAATTCACTTCCAAGGAAATCCAACGTGGGATTGATAAGCTGAAGAAACGGATCGACGAGGTGAAAGCTCTCAAGGCCGATCGTATCAAGTATGAAGATAGACGCCATCGGAACGCAGAGCAAAATATCAGGGCAGCGATTTTAGAGATATTTGGCGAGCGCTCTCTTGAGTACAGAACACATCAAAATCACAATATTTGGCATAGTACGGGCGTGCCTGTCGATGCTTTTGGAGGTGCCCTCAAAACGCCAGACTTTCAACTTTGTTTTGAGGCGGGCATCCCACAAACAATTACTCTACTTGAGGGTCTTATTGCTCGTCTTGAAGAAAAGCAGGCCGACCTCGGACTAGACCCTGCTGGTCGTGTCAAGATGGCCTTCGACAATATGGAACTTCACCCACGGATTGCCGATGTATGCGCCGATTTATACCGCAATAGACATTACCGCAACGCTGTACTTGATGCGTCTTTGGCTCTGGTAAACATAGTTAAAGAAAAGTCTCGTCGCCACGACCTAGATGGTGCGCCACTGATGCGCGCTGTTTTTTCTAAGAATGCTCCGGTCCTTGCTTTCAATGATCTCAAGGATCAAACAGAACAAGATGAACAAGAGGGCATGATGCATCTCTTTGAGGGAGCAGTCCAAGCTCTGCGAAATCCAAGAGCGCACGCTTTAGCAGATGATTCACCAGAAGAAGCGCTCGAATATATTGCCCTGCTCAGTTTCCTCGCCAAGAAAGTGGATCAAGCAAGGCGTCGGGAAGAGAAGTAA
- a CDS encoding insulinase family protein — protein MVKRPMMQRIAGLAVAVTLCLGVESPLVLAQDDPRTMKFDTVQFTPPEPERVVLDNGMVVYLLEDHELPLVTITATMQTGAWLDPSDKVGLAGLTGATMRTGGTARMSAEEVDQELEQLAAGVSVGIGTESGSAMLDVLKKDVPRGLRIFADMLMTPAFDSSRVELAKLQAIEGIRRRQDQPQSIAGREFAKLLYGAEHPFARESSVASVTRITRQDLLAFHARTVHPNGIVLGVTGDFDKGPMLAALRETFGAWPRGEVPKIAFPPVQAEQGRDGKRIVRVVGKGSQQTHLRAGHLSIKESDPDYPAVSLLNDILGGSGFRSRLFQDVRTKQGLAYSVGSSLRAGVREQGVWGMRAETKLASTQEVVNRLVANMERLQKEPVTDQELAEAKEAFVNSFVFSFTSASSIVSRLIGLEYDGLPKDFLQQMRDKVVKLTKDDLLQAARKHLHPDQLRILAVGPVDALPQVLSGFGEVKEIKLPPEG, from the coding sequence ATGGTGAAAAGGCCGATGATGCAAAGAATCGCAGGGTTGGCGGTGGCAGTGACACTGTGCCTTGGAGTCGAATCTCCGCTTGTGCTGGCGCAGGACGATCCGAGGACGATGAAGTTCGACACGGTCCAATTTACCCCGCCGGAGCCGGAGCGGGTGGTGCTGGACAACGGCATGGTCGTGTATTTGCTGGAAGACCACGAACTGCCGCTGGTCACGATCACCGCCACGATGCAGACCGGCGCCTGGCTGGACCCGTCGGACAAGGTTGGTCTGGCCGGCCTGACGGGCGCCACGATGCGGACGGGCGGAACCGCGCGCATGTCCGCCGAGGAGGTGGACCAGGAGCTGGAGCAACTGGCGGCTGGGGTTTCGGTGGGCATCGGGACCGAGTCCGGCTCCGCCATGTTGGATGTGCTGAAGAAGGATGTGCCCCGCGGGCTCCGGATCTTTGCCGACATGCTCATGACGCCCGCCTTCGACTCCAGCCGGGTCGAACTGGCCAAACTCCAGGCGATCGAGGGTATCCGCCGACGCCAGGATCAGCCACAATCCATCGCCGGGCGCGAGTTCGCCAAGTTGCTCTACGGAGCGGAGCACCCCTTCGCGCGCGAAAGTTCCGTGGCCTCGGTCACCAGGATCACCCGCCAGGACTTGCTGGCTTTCCATGCCCGCACGGTCCATCCCAATGGGATTGTGCTGGGCGTGACGGGGGATTTCGACAAGGGCCCGATGCTGGCGGCGCTGCGCGAGACGTTCGGCGCCTGGCCCAGGGGGGAGGTGCCGAAGATCGCCTTCCCGCCGGTCCAAGCGGAGCAGGGGCGTGACGGGAAGCGTATCGTCCGTGTCGTCGGCAAGGGGAGCCAGCAGACCCATCTGCGGGCCGGCCACCTCTCGATCAAGGAGAGCGATCCCGACTATCCGGCCGTCTCGCTGCTCAACGACATTCTCGGCGGGAGCGGATTCCGCAGCCGCTTGTTCCAGGATGTGCGGACCAAACAAGGGCTGGCCTACTCGGTGGGCAGTTCGCTCCGGGCCGGGGTGCGCGAGCAGGGGGTCTGGGGGATGCGCGCGGAAACCAAGCTGGCCTCGACGCAGGAAGTGGTGAACCGCCTGGTGGCCAATATGGAACGGCTCCAGAAAGAGCCGGTGACGGACCAGGAACTGGCGGAAGCGAAGGAGGCCTTCGTGAATTCCTTTGTCTTCTCGTTCACCAGCGCCTCCAGCATCGTCAGCCGCCTGATCGGGCTGGAGTACGACGGCCTGCCCAAGGACTTTCTCCAGCAGATGCGGGATAAAGTCGTGAAGCTGACCAAGGACGACTTGCTGCAAGCGGCCCGCAAGCACCTCCATCCGGACCAGCTCCGCATCCTGGCGGTCGGTCCGGTTGACGCGCTGCCGCAAGTGCTGTCTGGGTTCGGTGAGGTGAAGGAAATAAAGTTGCCGCCTGAGGGATGA
- a CDS encoding insulinase family protein has protein sequence MQTRRRWWVLILFASCLLAGPVQAAAGAPSNGLAERVIEHRLANGLTVLLVERHESPVLSINMTFGVGGINEHTGITGVAHLYEHMAFKGTKTLGTRDYAKERPLLAELDRLNGEIEALREQLRAAGQQDSPALQYKRQTFREVQAAADALVVGNEMSLLYQRHGAVGLNASTGKDVTRYTVSLPANRLPLWAAIEADRMAHPVLREFYKERAVVMEERRLRTEDSPNGLLFEAFAAAAFQAHPYGFPTIGWGSDILVLTPADTERFFRTYYGPNNAVVAIAGDINPTEVIALIERTFGALPAAPPPPPVVTVEPPQKGERRIEVEFEAEPILILGYHKPSLGHPDDFVFDVLDSVLSEGVTSRLYQKLVREKRVAVSVGTDSGFPGQRDPNLFVISAAPLAPHRTAELEAAVEEELERLKTEPVSAKELEKVLNNLDASLVRSLRSNSGLASQLAFFQTVARDWRYILKVRDKIASVTPADIQRVAAQYFVKPNRTVATLVKPAAGKDGKR, from the coding sequence ATGCAGACGAGACGACGATGGTGGGTGTTGATCCTGTTCGCAAGCTGCCTGCTCGCCGGTCCCGTTCAGGCGGCGGCGGGGGCTCCATCGAACGGGTTGGCCGAACGCGTCATCGAGCACCGGCTGGCGAACGGCCTCACGGTCCTGCTGGTCGAGCGGCACGAGAGCCCGGTCCTTTCCATCAATATGACGTTCGGCGTCGGCGGGATCAACGAACATACCGGCATCACCGGCGTGGCGCATCTCTATGAACACATGGCCTTCAAGGGGACCAAGACCCTGGGCACCAGGGACTATGCCAAGGAACGGCCGCTGCTGGCGGAATTGGATCGGCTCAACGGAGAGATTGAAGCGCTGCGCGAGCAGCTTCGCGCCGCCGGCCAGCAGGATTCTCCCGCCTTGCAGTACAAGCGGCAGACGTTCAGGGAAGTCCAGGCGGCGGCCGATGCTTTGGTCGTGGGCAACGAGATGTCCTTGCTCTACCAACGCCATGGAGCGGTGGGACTGAATGCTTCTACGGGCAAGGACGTCACGCGCTACACCGTCAGTCTGCCGGCCAACCGCCTGCCGCTCTGGGCCGCGATCGAAGCGGACCGGATGGCTCACCCGGTCCTGCGCGAATTTTACAAGGAACGGGCCGTGGTGATGGAGGAGCGGCGGCTGCGGACGGAGGACAGTCCCAACGGCCTGCTCTTCGAAGCCTTTGCCGCCGCGGCCTTCCAGGCCCATCCCTACGGCTTCCCGACGATCGGTTGGGGCTCGGACATCCTGGTCCTCACGCCGGCCGACACGGAGCGGTTCTTCCGCACCTACTACGGACCGAACAATGCCGTTGTGGCGATTGCAGGGGACATCAATCCCACAGAAGTCATCGCCTTGATCGAACGGACCTTCGGCGCCTTGCCTGCGGCTCCGCCGCCGCCTCCCGTGGTGACGGTCGAACCGCCGCAGAAAGGCGAGCGGCGCATCGAGGTGGAGTTCGAGGCGGAGCCGATCCTGATCCTGGGCTATCACAAGCCGTCCCTGGGCCACCCGGACGATTTTGTCTTCGACGTGCTGGACTCGGTCCTGTCGGAAGGCGTGACCTCGCGGCTGTACCAGAAGCTCGTGCGCGAGAAGCGCGTCGCGGTCTCCGTCGGCACCGATTCCGGCTTTCCCGGCCAGCGCGATCCCAATTTGTTCGTGATCAGCGCCGCGCCTCTCGCCCCGCACCGGACGGCGGAACTGGAAGCGGCGGTCGAGGAGGAGTTGGAACGGTTGAAAACCGAGCCGGTGTCGGCCAAGGAGCTGGAGAAAGTGCTGAACAATCTGGACGCCTCCCTGGTCCGGTCCCTGCGGTCCAACAGCGGCCTGGCCTCGCAACTCGCCTTCTTTCAGACGGTGGCTCGAGACTGGCGGTACATCCTGAAGGTGCGCGACAAGATTGCCTCGGTGACGCCCGCCGACATCCAGCGCGTGGCCGCGCAATATTTCGTCAAGCCCAACCGAACCGTGGCGACCCTGGTCAAGCCGGCCGCTGGAAAAGACGGGAAGCGTTGA